A window from Citrus sinensis cultivar Valencia sweet orange chromosome 5, DVS_A1.0, whole genome shotgun sequence encodes these proteins:
- the LOC102626671 gene encoding bidirectional sugar transporter SWEET16-like translates to MASLSFFVGIIGNVISLLVFASPIKTFWQIVKKKSTESYKGVPYITTLMSTCLWTFYGVMKPGGLVVATVNGAGAALQFIYVSLYLIYAPKDKKVKTAKLVAILDVGFLGAVIAITLLAMHGNLRLTFVGILCAALTIGMYASPLAVMTTVIRTKSVKYMPFLLSFFLFLNAGVWSVYSVLVKDIYIGVPNAVGFVLGAAQLILYMIYKNKTPLPTKSMDSVKERSAHKVKDGIEMGARGDDHDNQEDDLEEANGKKKRTLRQGKSLPKPTLGKQFSIPKILKKTASLGPYDLYSSWYHHYDDSDVDA, encoded by the exons ATGGCTAGCTTAAGCTTCTTCGTCGGTATTAttg GCAATGTAATTTCGCTATTGGTTTTTGCTTCTCCCAT AAAAACATTTTGGCAAATTGTGAAGAAGAAATCTACGGAGAGTTACAAGGGGGTTCCATACATAACGACTCTAATGAGCACATGTTTGTGGACATTCTATGGTGTTATGAAGCCAGGTGGTTTGGTTGTTGCCACAGTCAATGGGGCCGGTGCCGCTTTGCAGTTCATTTATGTTTCTCTCTATCTCATTTATGCTCCCAAGGATAAGAAG GTTAAGACGGCGAAACTTGTAGCAATATTAGATGTTGGCTTCCTCGGGGCAGTGATTGCGATAACACTTCTAGCCATGCATGGAAATTTGCGGCTTACTTTTGTTGGAATCTTATGCGCTGCATTAACCATTGGCATGTATGCATCTCCTCTAGCAGTCATG ACAACGGTGATAAGGACAAAGAGTGTGAAGTACATGCCATTTTTGCTCTCATTTTTCCTATTTCTCAATGCCGGCGTATGGTCAGTTTATTCAGTGCTTGTGAAAGACATCTACATCGGA GTGCCAAATGCCGTAGGGTTCGTCTTGGGTGCAGCTCAGTTGATTCTCTACATGATTTACAAGAACAAGACACCGTTACCAACAAAATCAATGGACTCGGTTAAAGAAAGATCCGCCCACAAGGTGAAAGATGGCATCGAGATGGGTGCACGTGGCGATGATCATGATAATCAGGAAGATGATCTGGAAGAAGCCAATGGGAAAAAGAAACGTACCCTCAGGCAGGGGAAGAGCCTGCCAAAGCCAACTCTTGGCAAGCAATTCAGCATTCCCAAGATCCTGAAGAAGACGGCTTCTCTGGGTCCATATGATTTATACTCCAGCTGGTACCATCACTATGACGATTCCGACGTCGATGCATGA
- the LOC102626962 gene encoding uncharacterized protein LOC102626962: MFKKFSAEEVSAQNQVKASVQRKIRQSIADEYPGLEPVLDDLLPKKSPLIVAKCQNHLNLVLVNNVPLFFNIRDGPYMPTLRLLHQYPNIMKKLQVDRGAIKFVLSGANIMCPGLTSPGGSLDEEVGAETPVAIMAEGKQHALAIGFTKMSAKDIKAINKGIGVDNMHYLNDGLWKMERLE, encoded by the exons ATGttcaaaaa GTTTTCGGCGGAAGAAGTGTCGGCACAGAACCAAGTCAAGGCATCTGTCCAGCGCAAAATTCGGCAAAGCATTGCAGATGAG TACCCAGGACTTGAGCCAGTGTTGGATGATTTGCTTCCTAAGAAGTCTCCTCTGATTGTTGCTAAATG TCAAAATCATCTGAATCTCGTTCTGGTGAATAATGTTCCGTTGTTTTTCAATATCCGTGACGGGCCTTACATGCCTACGCTAAGGCTCCTTCATCAAT ATCCAAATATAATGAAGAAGTTACAAGTAGACCGGGGTGCCATAAAGTTTGTCCTTTCTGGTGCAAACATAATGTGCCCTGGTCTTACATCACCCGGTGGATCTTTGGATGAAGAAGTTGGAGCAGAAACTCCTGTG GCCATAATGGCTGAAGGAAAGCAACATGCTCTTGCTATTGGGTTTACAAAAATGTCAGCTAAAGACAT AAAGGCAATTAACAAGGGAATCGGGGTGGATAACATGCATTATCTCAATGATGGCCTTTGGAAG ATGGAGCGTCTAGAATGA
- the LOC102627244 gene encoding 60S ribosomal protein L18-2 → MGIDLVAGGKSKKSKRTAPKSDDIYLKLLVKLYRFLVRRTDSNFNKVILKRLFMSKVNKPPLSLSRLINFMKGKEDKIAVVVGTVTDDIRAYEVPALKVTALRFTETARARIEKAGGECLTFDQLALRAPLGQNTVLLRGPKNAREAVKHFGPAPGVPHSHTKPYVRSKGRKFERARGRRNSRGFRV, encoded by the exons ATG GGTATCGATTTGGTCGCAGGAGGTAAGAGCAAGAAGTCCAAGAGAACCGCTCCCAAGTCCGATGATATCTACCTTAAGCTCCTCGTCAAG ttGTACCGGTTTCTTGTTCGAAGAACCGACAGcaactttaataaagtgatTCTGAAGAGGCTGTTTATGAGTAAAGTCAACAAGCCACCACTTTCACTCTCAAGGCTCATCAACTTCATGAAGGGAAAG GAGGATAAGATTGCGGTGGTAGTGGGGACAGTCACCGATGACATTAGGGCTTATGAGGTGCCGGCATTGAAGGTTACTGCTTTGAGGTTTACTGAGACTGCAAGAGCTCGGATTGAGAAGGCAGGCGGAGAGTGCTTGACTTTTGATCAGCTTGCTCTCAGGGCTCCATTGGGACAGAACACG GTCCTTCTTAGAGGTCCAAAGAATGCTCGTGAGGCAGTGAAGCACTTTGGTCCAGCTCCTGGTGTACCACACAGCCACACCAAGCCTTACGTGCGATCAAAGGGAAGGAAGTTTGAGCGTGCTAGAGGAAGGAGGAACAGCAGGGGTTTCAGAGTTTAA